Proteins encoded within one genomic window of Arachis ipaensis cultivar K30076 chromosome B08, Araip1.1, whole genome shotgun sequence:
- the LOC107611544 gene encoding pre-mRNA-splicing factor 38B-like produces the protein MDFVLVQTGTGSEVAPPVLGGGAVATESRQQQRSPPRDATQTHERRPFGGTGDNHARIMQELRHRMQDLERRLAERERDQRSPERSPTRSRSRSRSRRTPSPQYESESTGERVRPRRRSRDPIIYARHERRRASNRGNEEAHRENNESRRTARGPVIIGATPFHRSVLEVRLPKHFDKPTDMKYDGTQDPLEHLTAFEARMNLEGVGDEETPHHEARLDDARDPGRGQRIH, from the exons ATGGATTTCGTGCTGGTCCAGACTGGGACAGGTTCCGAGGTAGCGCCCCCCGTACTCGGGGGAGGCGCCGTCGCGACGGAATCCCGGCAACAGCAACGGTCTCCCCCGAGGGATGCGACGCAGACTcacgagagacgccccttcggggggaCGGGTGATAACcacgccaggataatgcaagaaCTACGCCACAGAATGCAGGACTTAGAGCGCAGGCTAGCAGAAAGAGAGCGCGACCAACGCTCCCCAGAGCGGAGCCCCACCCGTTCCCGTTCGAGGAGCCGCTCGAGGCGCACGCCGAGCCCCCAATACGAGTCGGAGAGCACGGGGGAACGGGTACGCCCCAGAAGAAGAAGTCGCGACCCCATTATCTACGCCCGACACGAAAGGCGGCGCGCGTCGAACAGAGGCAACGAGGAAGCCCACCGCGAGAACAATGAGTCGAGAAGAACTGCCCGAGGACCTGTCATAATAGGAGCGACCCCTTTCCACCGCTCTGTACTCGAGGTCCGACTACCAAAACACTTCGACAAGCCGACAGACATGAAGTATGACGGAACGCAAGACCCCCTGGAACACctgacggcctttgaggccaggatgaacttaGAAGGGGTGGGAGATGAG GAAACACCTCACCACGAAGCCCGTCTGGACGATGCAAGAGATCCAGGGCGTGGCCAAAGAATACATTAA